A part of Larkinella insperata genomic DNA contains:
- a CDS encoding helix-turn-helix domain-containing protein: protein MERTETLEDFYRIKFNWLPSNLQQDMGHFNVFRLEDCLGHGKEPIKYSRRDYYKITLIRGRNVYHYADKSLEVDGPALLFFNPQVPYNWEPLSDAITGYFCIFKEGFFTEKMKGSLNDLPPFAIGGKPAYLLGGPQHEQIVQLFQKMLDEIESDYPYKYDLLRNYVMELIHCAMKMQPTETLYQHTDAKSRITAIFTELLERQFPIESPTQRFRLRSARDFAEQLSVHVNHLNRSIRETTGKTTTDHITERLASEARALLKHTDWNISEISYALGFEEPAHFNNFFKKQTRLTPSAYRTV, encoded by the coding sequence ATGGAAAGGACTGAAACACTCGAAGACTTTTACCGGATTAAATTCAACTGGCTGCCCAGCAACCTGCAACAGGACATGGGGCATTTCAACGTTTTCCGGCTGGAAGATTGCCTCGGCCACGGGAAAGAACCCATTAAATATAGCCGCCGGGATTACTACAAAATCACGCTGATCCGGGGTCGAAACGTGTATCATTACGCCGATAAGAGCCTGGAAGTCGATGGTCCCGCGCTGTTGTTTTTCAACCCGCAGGTGCCCTACAATTGGGAACCCTTATCTGACGCTATTACGGGCTACTTCTGCATTTTCAAGGAAGGCTTCTTTACCGAGAAGATGAAGGGCAGCTTAAACGACCTTCCCCCCTTTGCCATTGGCGGAAAACCCGCTTACCTGCTCGGTGGTCCTCAGCATGAACAGATTGTTCAGCTTTTCCAGAAAATGCTGGACGAAATTGAATCGGATTACCCGTATAAATACGACCTGCTGCGGAACTACGTGATGGAGCTGATTCACTGCGCCATGAAAATGCAGCCGACCGAAACGTTGTACCAGCACACAGACGCCAAATCACGGATTACGGCCATTTTTACGGAACTGCTGGAGCGCCAGTTTCCCATTGAATCACCGACGCAACGGTTTCGATTGCGCTCGGCGCGAGATTTTGCCGAGCAGCTTTCCGTGCACGTCAACCACCTGAACCGCTCAATCCGGGAAACCACCGGCAAAACCACCACTGACCACATTACCGAGCGACTGGCCAGCGAAGCCAGGGCCCTGTTGAAACACACAGACTGGAATATTTCTGAAATCAGTTACGCCCTGGGTTTTGAAGAACCGGCCCATTTCAACAACTTTTTTAAGAAACAGACCCGGTTAACCCCTTCCGCCTACCGCACTGTTTGA
- a CDS encoding oxidoreductase, with protein MNTQNVWFVTGASKGLGLSLVKQLLTGGQRVAATSRSLDDLVRAVGTHDHFLPLAVDLKTESSVAQAIAQTITAFGRIDVVVNNAGFGLVGSLEELSDAESRENFEVNVFGSLNVIRNVMPHLRAQQSGHIFNISSIGGFTGAFPGFGIYCATKFAVVGFSESLAEEVKSFGVHVTVVEPGYFRTDFLTSGSLNVPGNQIEAYQAVRDSQQTHQSQINGNQPGDPEKAVAALIRIASESNPPLHLFLGQDAYDMAHEKIKAVQRDLETWKAVTVSTGFETANA; from the coding sequence ATGAACACGCAAAACGTATGGTTTGTCACCGGAGCGTCCAAAGGTCTGGGCCTCTCGCTGGTGAAACAATTATTAACTGGTGGTCAGCGCGTAGCTGCTACCTCGCGGAGTCTGGATGATCTTGTCCGGGCCGTGGGCACCCACGATCATTTTCTTCCGCTGGCCGTCGATCTGAAAACCGAGTCAAGCGTCGCCCAGGCGATTGCCCAGACCATTACCGCCTTTGGCCGCATTGATGTGGTGGTCAACAACGCCGGCTTTGGTTTGGTGGGCAGCCTGGAAGAGTTATCCGACGCCGAATCCCGCGAAAATTTCGAGGTCAACGTCTTTGGCTCGCTGAACGTAATCCGCAACGTCATGCCGCATCTGCGGGCGCAGCAGTCCGGACACATTTTCAACATTTCATCCATCGGCGGGTTTACCGGCGCGTTTCCCGGATTCGGTATCTACTGCGCCACCAAATTTGCCGTTGTGGGCTTTTCAGAATCGCTGGCGGAAGAAGTTAAGTCTTTCGGGGTCCACGTTACCGTTGTCGAACCGGGGTATTTCCGAACGGATTTCCTCACGTCGGGTTCGCTGAACGTGCCCGGCAATCAGATTGAAGCCTACCAAGCCGTGCGGGACTCGCAACAGACCCACCAGAGCCAGATCAACGGCAACCAGCCCGGCGATCCCGAAAAAGCCGTAGCGGCCCTGATCCGGATCGCTTCCGAAAGCAACCCGCCCCTGCATTTATTTTTGGGCCAGGATGCTTACGATATGGCGCACGAAAAAATCAAGGCCGTCCAGCGGGATCTGGAAACCTGGAAAGCCGTTACGGTTTCAACGGGTTTCGAAACTGCGAACGCCTGA
- a CDS encoding SDR family NAD(P)-dependent oxidoreductase has product MMDTPKVWFITGASKGLGLSLVKQLLANGQFVAATSRRQDELLQAAGPASDHFLPLQVDLTDESSVANALDKTHRSFRRIDVVVNNAGYGIGGSIEELTDEETRQGFEVNVFGSLNVIRHALPYLRAQQSGHIINISSIAGISASSGWAIYAATKFAMVGFSEVLADDVKEFGIKVTVVAPGAFRTRFLSSDSLVLAQKPIDAYTSVRASHAKYKQMDGEQAGDPEKAADALIRLADEANPPVYLLLGSDAYRRAMNKLDVLNQTFTSHEALTKSTDFPQS; this is encoded by the coding sequence ATGATGGACACTCCTAAAGTTTGGTTTATTACCGGGGCTTCGAAAGGACTGGGCCTGAGCTTGGTAAAACAGTTGCTGGCCAACGGTCAGTTCGTTGCGGCCACCTCCCGCCGTCAGGATGAGCTCCTGCAAGCCGCCGGTCCGGCTTCCGACCACTTTCTTCCCTTACAGGTCGATCTTACCGACGAAAGCAGCGTCGCCAACGCGCTTGACAAAACGCATAGATCGTTCCGGCGCATTGACGTGGTGGTCAACAATGCCGGGTACGGCATTGGCGGGAGCATTGAAGAATTAACGGATGAGGAAACCCGGCAGGGCTTCGAGGTCAATGTGTTTGGCTCCCTGAACGTGATCCGGCACGCTCTGCCTTATCTGCGCGCTCAGCAATCCGGCCATATTATCAATATTTCGTCGATTGCCGGAATTTCGGCCAGCAGCGGCTGGGCCATTTATGCCGCTACCAAATTTGCCATGGTTGGTTTTTCGGAAGTCCTGGCCGACGATGTAAAGGAGTTCGGGATCAAGGTCACGGTAGTGGCACCGGGCGCTTTCCGGACCCGCTTCCTATCATCCGACTCCCTGGTTCTGGCCCAAAAACCGATCGATGCGTACACCAGCGTCCGGGCTTCGCACGCCAAATACAAACAGATGGACGGCGAGCAGGCGGGTGATCCGGAAAAGGCCGCAGACGCCTTGATCCGGCTTGCCGACGAAGCCAACCCACCGGTTTATCTCCTGCTCGGCAGCGATGCCTACCGGCGCGCCATGAACAAGCTTGATGTTCTGAATCAGACCTTTACCAGCCACGAAGCGCTTACCAAGTCGACCGATTTCCCGCAGTCGTGA
- the trxA gene encoding thioredoxin gives MKFFLWLTTLLAAQMSLAQTMSPDSFARQLAQSPQGQLIDVRTPKEFAEGHLANAVNLDYNQADFVQAAKKLDPSKPVFVYCLSGGRSRAAAEKLRELGYGPVYEMGGGYLKWSARMMPVVGVQRSSAPAQWNAQRLDSLVKAQSVVLVDVYAPWCAPCKKMAPIIDKLATEWAGKAVIVKLNADQEKKMLEQYRVEELPTVLVFRNGALVNRKVGFQDEAALRSLVAPAE, from the coding sequence ATGAAATTTTTTCTTTGGTTAACTACCCTACTGGCCGCCCAAATGAGCCTGGCCCAGACCATGTCGCCCGATTCCTTTGCGCGCCAGCTCGCCCAGAGTCCGCAAGGCCAACTGATTGACGTCCGCACGCCCAAAGAGTTTGCCGAAGGGCACCTGGCCAACGCGGTTAACCTGGATTATAATCAGGCTGACTTCGTCCAGGCCGCCAAAAAACTAGATCCCAGCAAACCCGTTTTTGTCTATTGTCTTTCGGGCGGCAGAAGCCGGGCAGCCGCCGAGAAGCTGCGCGAGTTGGGCTACGGGCCTGTTTATGAGATGGGGGGTGGTTACCTCAAATGGTCGGCGCGGATGATGCCCGTGGTGGGTGTGCAGCGCTCTTCCGCTCCCGCCCAGTGGAACGCCCAACGGCTCGACAGTCTGGTTAAGGCCCAGTCGGTGGTGCTGGTCGATGTGTACGCGCCCTGGTGTGCTCCCTGCAAAAAAATGGCTCCTATCATCGACAAGCTAGCAACGGAATGGGCGGGTAAAGCCGTTATCGTGAAACTTAACGCCGATCAGGAGAAAAAGATGCTGGAGCAATACCGCGTCGAGGAACTGCCGACGGTGCTTGTGTTTCGGAACGGTGCCCTGGTCAATCGCAAGGTGGGTTTTCAGGACGAAGCCGCCCTCCGATCGCTGGTAGCTCCGGCGGAATAA
- a CDS encoding sialidase family protein, with product MKSFFKPLLCAGMLTLGLQSYAANNLSDTTRAYATPLLTKTPKGTVALSWTEKDSKDVVYFYWAESKDKGKTFDNKKLIFASSGIGNSRLMKPKLLFKKDGSAVAVFALRGGSVAAPASHNSHAAHQGGGHGGHGEAAPAKGGRPTDLQIVYAVSKDQGSTWTNPVPVHQDQSPNVVRGFFDATVLANGEIGVAYLNDIPGKAHQRDLRFVSSKGDRFEAERVIDPFVCDCCPISLLVDASGTLNMYYRENQENIRDIFKISSKDNGKTFSQGEPLYKDNWQVNGCPHSGPTSGTGGGKNLIAWFSGSQDAPGVRVVDQQGKRLFVLDDPTAKSAFLVSAPKSSILLWEQSLASESGRLSTIGYKNISGNSNPATQFVKESRHAMNASGLVIDSQLIVAYEAVNDNKKSSVALAQISL from the coding sequence ATGAAGTCGTTTTTTAAACCGCTGCTTTGTGCGGGGATGCTCACCCTGGGGCTGCAAAGCTATGCCGCTAACAACCTGAGCGACACCACCCGCGCGTATGCGACCCCGCTGCTCACCAAAACTCCGAAAGGTACCGTGGCCCTGTCGTGGACCGAAAAAGACAGCAAGGACGTCGTTTACTTTTACTGGGCTGAATCGAAAGACAAGGGCAAAACATTCGATAACAAGAAGTTGATTTTCGCATCGAGCGGAATTGGTAACTCACGGCTGATGAAACCCAAGCTGCTGTTTAAAAAAGACGGTTCGGCGGTGGCGGTTTTTGCGCTGCGGGGTGGATCGGTCGCGGCTCCGGCTTCCCACAATAGTCACGCGGCTCACCAGGGAGGGGGCCACGGCGGGCATGGTGAAGCAGCTCCGGCCAAAGGAGGGCGGCCCACTGATCTGCAGATTGTTTACGCAGTATCCAAAGATCAGGGCAGTACCTGGACCAACCCCGTTCCCGTCCACCAGGACCAATCACCGAACGTGGTGCGCGGTTTTTTCGACGCGACGGTCCTGGCCAACGGCGAAATCGGAGTGGCCTACCTGAACGACATTCCGGGCAAAGCGCACCAGCGCGACCTGCGGTTTGTCTCCTCGAAGGGCGACCGGTTTGAAGCCGAGCGAGTGATTGACCCGTTCGTGTGCGACTGTTGCCCGATCAGCCTGCTGGTTGATGCGTCGGGAACGCTGAACATGTACTACCGCGAAAATCAGGAGAACATCCGCGACATCTTCAAGATCAGCTCGAAAGACAACGGCAAAACGTTTTCGCAGGGCGAACCGCTGTACAAAGACAACTGGCAGGTGAACGGTTGCCCGCATTCCGGCCCAACGTCGGGCACCGGTGGCGGTAAAAACCTGATTGCCTGGTTCTCCGGCAGCCAGGATGCACCCGGTGTTCGGGTTGTCGATCAGCAGGGCAAGCGCTTGTTTGTGCTGGATGATCCGACGGCCAAAAGTGCGTTTCTGGTGTCGGCCCCGAAGTCGTCGATTCTGTTGTGGGAACAGAGCCTGGCGTCGGAAAGCGGACGGCTTTCGACCATTGGCTACAAAAACATCTCGGGCAACAGCAACCCGGCTACGCAGTTTGTCAAAGAAAGCCGCCACGCGATGAACGCCAGCGGTCTGGTGATCGATAGCCAGCTGATCGTTGCGTACGAAGCGGTGAACGACAACAAGAAAAGTTCAGTGGCGCTCGCGCAGATTAGCTTGTGA
- a CDS encoding PAS domain S-box protein produces the protein MSTPNQLERPGSPGYPTADDCRALLESFAQAFWETDAHGIAVTDSPGWRAYTGQSPEEWLSQGWVAAVHPDDRPKARELWQQSSAQGLPLDAELRLQSPGGGWRWTNVRASQILNPDSSVKKWMGIAIDISSKKLAEEASRQTEESYRTQLENEVANRQLLQATLDSSPAMIQVFEAVRDEQGRITDFIWVLNNHTSEQIYGDVIHRSLLSLNPGVIKEGIFEAFRQVVETGVPDQSERHYVHEQFNGWFYQSAVKLNDGVTTTTIDITARKKAEQELAITKERLQTILDSSLYVIQAFEAVRDASGRIIDFTWVMNNRKAIEQNGDVIGKSLLQQNPGVVQTGLFDKFVQVVETGVPIDHDQFYNHEQFNAWFYQTLTKMGDGFVMNTQDITARKKAELEVVRLKDEIAQRAQEAIRQSEERYRTLLQNLPDYAIYRLDSRGIVTEWTEGAQRMKGYTAEEVIGRYASLCYTSEELATGELEKELEQATRTGRAERESIRIRKNGERFWVNEIATAIYDAHGKLAGFTKISRDITKRKQGQELRRRLEERTRLAVEAAELATWEWHLPTDEVFWNEQHFHLLALPVKAGPQKSDAFLSRVHPEDRLWVTQELTQAIDEQSLFDAEFRMVREDAVTRWMSGYGRVTGEEGGQPTQMSGVMFDITDRKQAEEAIKRSEERLQRALSISTVGVIYFDLEGHIHDANEAFQRMSGYPHPAFVGGQVRWDRLTPPEFMEITLRAQEEYRTKGENTPYEKQYIRPDGSRWWGLLAGRRLSQGEYVEFVLDMTESKQNQQALREADRRKDEFLAMLAHELRNPMATLRNGLHILTLTAAEHDVTRSTLAMMTRQNDHLVRMVDDLLDVSRISQDKIELRKERVDLVELVSHTAQAVSSLYQERGRSLHLHLPAFPIYLDGDSARLTQIVTNLLSNGARYTNEQGQVWLTLEHRGQEAILQVRDNGVGLAADQQNAIFELFVQVDNSLARSQGGLGLGLTLVKRLVEMHGGRVEVESEGLGNGSTFTVYLPTQHVSPDMPPERLTTNPAEAARLPIIVVDDNADAALSLQLLLQLNGYQTHTRNSGRAGFEAAEKLRPAVMLLDINMPELDGYETCRLIRQQPWGNDLLIIALTGYGQPEDKQRTQKAGFDGHLVKPVDMETLTELLTTLLGTGSHRLTSGPQK, from the coding sequence ATGAGCACTCCGAACCAATTAGAGCGTCCCGGATCACCCGGTTATCCAACGGCTGACGACTGCCGTGCGCTCCTGGAGTCGTTTGCCCAGGCATTTTGGGAAACCGATGCCCACGGTATTGCGGTTACGGACTCACCCGGCTGGCGGGCGTATACCGGCCAAAGTCCGGAGGAATGGCTGAGCCAGGGCTGGGTAGCCGCCGTTCACCCCGACGACCGGCCCAAGGCGAGAGAGCTATGGCAGCAGTCCAGTGCTCAGGGCTTGCCGCTGGATGCTGAACTGCGTTTACAGAGCCCCGGGGGCGGCTGGCGCTGGACGAACGTTCGGGCGAGCCAGATTCTGAACCCCGACAGCTCGGTGAAGAAGTGGATGGGCATCGCCATTGACATCAGCTCCAAAAAATTGGCCGAAGAAGCTTCCCGTCAAACGGAAGAAAGCTACCGAACCCAACTAGAAAACGAGGTGGCAAACCGGCAGCTTCTCCAGGCCACCCTGGATAGTTCACCCGCGATGATTCAGGTGTTTGAAGCCGTCCGGGACGAACAAGGCCGCATCACTGACTTCATCTGGGTCCTGAACAACCACACTTCGGAACAAATTTACGGCGACGTCATCCACCGGAGCTTGCTGTCCCTCAATCCCGGCGTGATCAAAGAAGGCATCTTTGAGGCTTTCCGACAAGTGGTGGAAACTGGCGTCCCGGACCAGTCGGAGCGGCATTACGTGCACGAACAGTTCAATGGCTGGTTCTACCAGTCTGCCGTGAAACTGAACGATGGCGTGACAACGACAACCATTGACATCACCGCCCGCAAAAAAGCCGAGCAGGAATTAGCCATTACCAAAGAACGCTTGCAAACCATCCTCGATAGCTCTTTGTACGTCATTCAGGCTTTTGAAGCGGTAAGAGATGCGAGCGGCAGGATCATTGACTTTACCTGGGTGATGAACAACCGGAAAGCGATTGAGCAAAATGGCGACGTCATTGGAAAAAGCCTGTTGCAGCAAAATCCGGGAGTGGTTCAAACGGGTTTGTTTGACAAGTTTGTTCAGGTCGTCGAAACCGGCGTTCCGATTGATCACGACCAGTTTTACAATCATGAACAATTTAACGCCTGGTTCTACCAAACCCTGACGAAAATGGGGGATGGTTTCGTGATGAATACCCAGGACATTACCGCTCGTAAAAAAGCCGAGCTGGAGGTGGTGCGGTTAAAAGATGAAATAGCCCAACGGGCCCAGGAAGCCATCCGGCAAAGCGAAGAACGTTACCGCACACTCCTACAGAATCTGCCCGATTACGCCATTTACCGCCTTGATTCCCGTGGCATCGTTACCGAGTGGACCGAAGGGGCCCAGCGGATGAAGGGCTACACCGCCGAGGAGGTTATTGGACGGTATGCCTCACTGTGCTATACTTCCGAGGAACTGGCTACCGGCGAACTTGAAAAAGAGCTTGAGCAGGCAACCCGAACCGGCCGGGCCGAACGGGAGTCGATCCGGATACGCAAAAATGGGGAGCGATTCTGGGTCAACGAAATTGCCACCGCCATTTACGACGCCCACGGAAAGCTGGCGGGCTTTACCAAAATCAGCCGCGACATTACCAAGCGCAAACAAGGGCAGGAGCTACGTCGGCGACTGGAAGAGCGCACCCGCCTGGCGGTCGAAGCCGCCGAACTGGCGACCTGGGAGTGGCACCTACCCACCGATGAAGTGTTCTGGAACGAGCAGCACTTTCATTTGCTGGCTCTGCCGGTGAAAGCCGGGCCGCAGAAGTCGGATGCCTTCCTGAGCCGCGTTCATCCGGAAGACCGGTTGTGGGTAACCCAGGAATTGACCCAGGCCATCGACGAGCAAAGCCTGTTTGATGCCGAGTTTCGCATGGTGCGGGAAGACGCCGTAACCCGCTGGATGAGCGGGTACGGGCGGGTGACGGGCGAAGAAGGCGGTCAGCCGACCCAGATGAGTGGGGTTATGTTTGACATCACCGACCGGAAGCAGGCCGAAGAAGCCATCAAAAGGTCGGAGGAGCGCCTACAGCGGGCCTTGTCAATCAGTACCGTGGGGGTCATTTACTTCGATTTGGAAGGCCATATTCACGATGCCAACGAAGCCTTTCAGCGCATGAGTGGCTATCCTCATCCGGCGTTTGTCGGCGGGCAGGTGCGCTGGGACAGGCTGACGCCCCCGGAGTTTATGGAGATAACGCTCAGAGCTCAGGAGGAATACCGGACCAAAGGAGAAAATACCCCGTACGAAAAGCAGTACATCCGTCCGGATGGCAGCCGCTGGTGGGGGCTGTTGGCGGGAAGAAGGCTGAGCCAAGGCGAATACGTGGAATTTGTGCTGGACATGACCGAAAGCAAACAAAACCAGCAGGCCCTGCGAGAAGCCGATCGGCGCAAGGACGAGTTTCTGGCCATGCTGGCCCACGAACTGCGCAATCCGATGGCTACCCTCCGCAATGGCCTGCATATTCTGACATTAACCGCGGCCGAGCATGACGTGACCCGGTCTACGCTGGCCATGATGACTCGACAAAACGACCATTTGGTGCGCATGGTGGACGATTTGCTGGATGTAAGCCGCATCAGCCAGGATAAGATCGAACTGCGCAAAGAACGGGTGGATCTGGTGGAACTGGTGAGCCATACCGCCCAGGCTGTCAGTTCGTTGTATCAGGAACGAGGCCGCAGCTTGCACCTCCATTTGCCAGCTTTCCCGATTTATCTGGATGGCGATTCGGCCCGTCTTACTCAGATCGTAACCAACCTGTTAAGCAACGGAGCGCGCTACACCAACGAGCAAGGGCAGGTCTGGCTAACGCTGGAACACCGCGGTCAGGAAGCCATCCTCCAGGTTCGTGATAACGGTGTTGGCCTGGCCGCAGACCAGCAAAACGCCATTTTTGAGTTGTTCGTGCAGGTCGATAATTCGCTTGCCCGCTCACAGGGTGGCCTGGGCCTGGGGTTGACACTGGTGAAGCGGCTGGTGGAAATGCATGGCGGACGGGTTGAAGTTGAAAGCGAGGGGTTGGGCAACGGCAGTACGTTTACCGTCTATCTGCCAACGCAGCACGTATCCCCGGATATGCCCCCCGAGCGCCTGACGACCAACCCTGCGGAGGCCGCTCGTCTTCCGATAATAGTCGTGGATGATAATGCGGATGCGGCTTTGAGTTTACAGTTGCTGCTGCAGTTGAACGGCTACCAAACCCACACCCGAAACAGCGGCCGGGCCGGTTTTGAAGCCGCCGAAAAGCTACGGCCGGCCGTCATGCTTCTGGATATAAATATGCCTGAACTGGATGGTTATGAAACCTGCCGGCTGATTCGTCAGCAGCCCTGGGGTAACGATTTGCTCATCATTGCGCTGACCGGCTATGGACAACCGGAAGACAAACAACGGACCCAAAAAGCGGGTTTTGATGGACACCTGGTAAAGCCGGTGGATATGGAGACGCTAACGGAGTTGCTGACGACCCTGCTGGGCACGGGCAGCCACCGTCTAACGTCGGGCCCACAGAAATGA
- a CDS encoding CoA-binding protein — protein MTNWQENIITDLAQIAALISQSKTIAVLGIKTEAQAHQPSYYVPEYLAAAGFTVVPVPVYYPETTHILGQPVYRTLTDVPFDIDLVDVFRRAEDLPAHVDDILAKRPKAVWFQSGIRNDAVARQLAEAGIRVVQSRCLMIDHRTLAYRIQR, from the coding sequence ATGACTAACTGGCAAGAGAACATCATCACGGATCTGGCGCAAATCGCTGCGCTGATTTCTCAAAGTAAAACCATTGCAGTTCTGGGAATCAAAACGGAAGCGCAGGCCCACCAGCCTTCCTATTATGTACCAGAATACCTGGCAGCCGCGGGCTTTACGGTGGTGCCGGTGCCGGTTTATTATCCGGAAACAACCCATATTTTGGGCCAGCCGGTCTACCGCACATTAACGGATGTTCCTTTCGATATTGATCTGGTTGATGTTTTTCGACGGGCCGAAGACCTCCCGGCCCATGTAGACGACATACTAGCAAAACGCCCAAAAGCCGTCTGGTTTCAATCGGGCATCCGCAACGATGCGGTGGCCCGGCAACTGGCTGAAGCCGGCATTCGGGTGGTGCAAAGCCGTTGCCTGATGATCGACCACCGGACGTTAGCGTACCGAATACAGCGTTGA
- a CDS encoding amidohydrolase family protein, which translates to MRNLLTLLLPFLIQTAFAQDLVSNRQREIVFKSVNVIPMDQERVLENQTVVVKNGKITALGNDGKVKYAKDAQVIDAKGKYLTPGWAEMHAHVPPIDDIEPMKDVLMLYLTNGITTIRGMLGHAKHLELRSKINNGEILGPHFYASGPSFSGQTVKSAEQGARMVREQKAAGYDYLKLHPGLTKETFPAIARTAKEVGIPFIGHVSFNVGAWMAIDAGYSSIDHLDSFMEAITPGSDTLVEQETGLFGAWIGYRADPKLIPKLVNGLREKNIRVVPTEALAERWLSPLPADEFVKAPEMKYMKAEEVRNWTNTKNSYNNNPNFSKEKAEKYIEMRRKILYECQKNGVQILLGSDAPQVMNVPGFSIHHEMQYLVGAGLTPYETLRTGTVNVASYLKKPDSGTIKTGNVSDLVLLNGNPLNDISQTRNIEGVMIGTNWLSKAYIQQALKKLEKQ; encoded by the coding sequence ATGCGCAACCTACTTACGCTCCTCCTCCCTTTTCTGATCCAGACGGCTTTTGCTCAGGATCTGGTCAGCAACCGCCAGCGGGAAATTGTTTTCAAGTCGGTTAATGTCATTCCAATGGATCAGGAACGGGTTCTTGAAAACCAGACCGTAGTGGTCAAAAACGGAAAAATCACCGCCCTCGGCAACGATGGAAAGGTAAAATACGCCAAGGACGCGCAGGTGATCGACGCCAAAGGCAAATACCTGACGCCCGGCTGGGCCGAAATGCACGCCCACGTTCCGCCCATTGACGACATTGAGCCCATGAAAGACGTGCTGATGCTGTACCTGACCAACGGTATTACAACCATCCGCGGGATGCTGGGCCACGCCAAACACCTGGAACTCCGCAGCAAAATCAACAACGGCGAAATTCTGGGGCCGCATTTTTACGCGTCCGGACCGTCTTTCAGCGGCCAGACCGTTAAGTCGGCCGAGCAGGGAGCCCGGATGGTTCGCGAGCAGAAAGCCGCCGGGTACGATTACCTCAAACTCCATCCCGGCTTAACCAAAGAAACTTTTCCGGCCATTGCCAGAACCGCCAAGGAAGTCGGGATTCCGTTTATCGGACACGTTTCGTTCAACGTTGGGGCCTGGATGGCCATTGATGCCGGCTACTCGTCGATCGACCACCTGGATAGTTTTATGGAAGCCATCACGCCGGGCTCGGATACCTTGGTGGAACAGGAAACGGGCCTGTTTGGGGCCTGGATCGGCTACCGGGCAGACCCGAAATTGATTCCGAAGCTGGTCAACGGTTTGCGCGAGAAAAACATCCGCGTGGTGCCGACCGAAGCCCTGGCCGAACGCTGGCTGTCTCCGCTTCCGGCCGACGAGTTTGTGAAAGCACCCGAGATGAAATACATGAAAGCCGAAGAAGTGCGGAACTGGACCAATACCAAAAACAGCTACAACAACAACCCGAATTTCTCGAAGGAGAAAGCCGAAAAATACATCGAGATGCGCCGTAAAATTCTGTACGAGTGTCAGAAAAACGGGGTTCAGATTCTGCTGGGTTCGGATGCGCCCCAGGTTATGAACGTTCCGGGTTTTTCGATTCACCACGAAATGCAGTACCTGGTTGGGGCGGGCCTGACGCCCTACGAAACCCTGCGAACCGGTACGGTCAATGTGGCTTCATACCTCAAGAAACCGGATTCGGGTACGATCAAAACCGGAAACGTGTCGGATCTGGTCCTGCTGAACGGCAACCCCCTGAACGACATCAGCCAGACCCGGAACATCGAGGGCGTTATGATCGGTACCAACTGGTTATCGAAAGCCTATATTCAGCAGGCACTGAAGAAACTGGAGAAGCAGTAA